In Persicimonas caeni, a single window of DNA contains:
- a CDS encoding inorganic pyrophosphatase: MAFPSPFYRWRPHPWHGLSAGPDMPKVVHAYIELTPFDSVKYEIDKETGYLRVDRPQRYSSQPPALYGFIPRTFCGPRVADLSSDHAERADRDPLDICVISERAINRAEVLLNARIVGGLRMIDQGEADDKIVGVLDNDSFYSHVEDITDLPEVLVERLRHYFSTYKTAPGQEQERHIEVDEIYGAEHAYEVIEASLKDYGDQFGE; this comes from the coding sequence ATGGCATTTCCGAGTCCCTTTTATCGTTGGCGTCCGCACCCCTGGCACGGCCTGTCGGCCGGGCCCGACATGCCCAAAGTCGTCCACGCCTACATCGAGCTCACACCGTTCGACTCGGTGAAGTACGAGATCGACAAAGAGACGGGCTACCTGCGCGTCGACCGCCCGCAGCGCTACTCCTCGCAGCCGCCTGCGCTGTACGGGTTCATCCCGCGCACCTTCTGCGGCCCGCGCGTCGCCGACCTGTCGAGCGACCACGCCGAGCGCGCCGACCGTGACCCGCTCGACATCTGCGTGATCAGCGAGCGCGCCATCAACCGCGCCGAAGTGCTGCTCAACGCGCGCATCGTCGGCGGACTGCGCATGATCGACCAGGGCGAGGCCGACGACAAGATCGTGGGCGTGTTGGACAACGACTCGTTCTATTCGCACGTCGAGGACATCACCGACCTGCCCGAGGTGCTCGTCGAGCGTCTGCGCCACTACTTCTCGACCTACAAGACCGCTCCGGGCCAAGAGCAGGAGCGTCATATTGAGGTCGACGAGATCTACGGCGCCGAGCACGCCTACGAGGTCATCGAGGCATCGCTGAAAGATTACGGCGATCAGTTCGGCGAGTAA
- a CDS encoding tetratricopeptide repeat protein, with protein sequence MSRIAPVLLLSVCVFASACSHSGAYREADAQSWLEFCPPHHEEAHELRFWDDCAMRARTLGAHAACDAGDDLGCAVAALEYIDDDSELHDVSLAIDLGEDGCSRGDKTACIGQATAMGQGTQKQINAAYSLLRKLCREDVAEACQRLGGWYEYHAEKKDERRLAAGLYKRSCDLEHGPGCRDFARVYEKGLGVPKSDKRAHDLRERACVLGDKFACKKVGKHVEETIDNDKWHTNLSISYRDWVALHFEACESGFRHACTYIGRTLHSKATVAEPDDWYVEREIAAYRLGCRLGSPENCYFLAKVYRKGRGEVEADAQKAVATAAKACQGGLVDGCERYWLYLSETIDRAGALDYANKCNGGDADACYVSGRAFVVGESIEAEVDRGRALLEKGCSAGSALSCERLAITYCNSDDPKGAELAGKYFERACSKGAEYSCYALGDLYDEGEGVGADESRAIEYWVEACHRGWGKGCAKAGYRLRQVESRLHDKRARSVLAIGCEYGNTWACVNYAHMNRSGSGGEKDLSEARFHFRKACHEDFGAACYFYAKMLEDEDEAPDGIAEPVEAVKYYEMGCEGGYGSSCAVIGVWYRRGENVEKDCQKALEFARRGCEGDSAWACSQLGTALLTGRGTERDPKRARKVLKKACELTDSKGWVCANYAHALREGIGGPKDIDKAYKLAKSGCEADIGPTCGQAALMLRREEVEASSEREAGMIFSKVCELGSARWCRLASLNFRFGRKGVAKNLERADRFLDRAIEMERKACVEGDSQWSCYIAAHMIAHYRGTDTDFPGARTFLNEACDAGVQNACAVIARERVSGELFPRNPQKAEAGLAKSCKDNKNSDCRLLALYHLRGDGDPAPAKAAKIYEKVCHPKERPDECIWLGSLYARGDGVKRNAGTALRLLRTYCKKNDDDSICSKALGSMFYLRRKELGEFDVYEDAKRRCENEEEAGVACLMQARALQHGFGVERDVEAAKLLYTKVCTSGDPRACSRLGALAKKEQFEADSPDMEAKAACEKGDKVGCLAAAVAVEFGSYEPGRFAKAGDLYAKACALRDADACTLYAATGRDSSGLLTGKRYWNALVSSCDLGTAKQCKDAGEIIDAYNWSLGIEQYKKACQKGDEDACRHLETNGYERPASSKAATN encoded by the coding sequence ATGTCCCGAATCGCCCCCGTGTTGTTGCTGTCCGTTTGCGTCTTCGCGAGCGCGTGCAGCCACAGCGGCGCCTATCGCGAAGCCGACGCGCAGTCGTGGCTCGAGTTTTGCCCGCCACACCACGAGGAGGCTCACGAACTTCGCTTCTGGGACGATTGCGCGATGCGCGCCCGCACGCTGGGGGCGCACGCCGCCTGCGACGCCGGGGACGACCTGGGGTGCGCGGTCGCGGCCCTCGAGTATATCGACGACGACTCCGAGCTGCACGACGTCAGCCTGGCCATCGATCTGGGCGAGGACGGGTGCAGCCGCGGCGACAAGACCGCGTGCATCGGCCAGGCCACGGCGATGGGGCAGGGGACCCAGAAGCAAATCAACGCCGCCTACAGCCTGCTGCGCAAGCTGTGCAGGGAGGACGTCGCCGAGGCGTGCCAGCGCCTGGGCGGCTGGTACGAGTACCACGCCGAGAAGAAGGACGAGCGCAGGTTGGCGGCCGGGCTCTACAAGCGAAGCTGCGACCTGGAACACGGCCCCGGCTGCCGCGACTTCGCCAGGGTCTACGAGAAGGGGTTGGGCGTGCCCAAAAGTGATAAGCGCGCCCATGATCTCCGAGAGCGCGCCTGCGTCCTCGGCGACAAGTTCGCGTGCAAAAAGGTAGGCAAGCATGTCGAAGAGACGATCGACAACGACAAGTGGCACACCAACCTGAGCATTTCGTATCGGGACTGGGTCGCCTTGCACTTCGAAGCCTGCGAGAGCGGCTTTCGACACGCCTGCACCTATATCGGGCGTACCCTTCACTCCAAGGCCACGGTTGCCGAGCCCGACGATTGGTATGTCGAGCGCGAGATCGCAGCCTATCGGCTCGGCTGCCGGCTCGGGTCTCCCGAGAACTGCTATTTCCTCGCCAAGGTCTACCGCAAGGGACGAGGCGAGGTGGAAGCCGACGCCCAGAAGGCGGTCGCGACCGCAGCGAAAGCGTGTCAGGGAGGGCTGGTGGACGGGTGTGAGCGGTATTGGCTCTACCTGAGCGAGACCATCGACCGTGCCGGCGCGCTGGACTACGCGAACAAATGCAATGGAGGCGACGCCGATGCCTGCTACGTGTCGGGGCGCGCCTTTGTGGTCGGCGAGTCCATCGAGGCGGAGGTCGACCGCGGCCGTGCGCTCCTCGAGAAGGGGTGCAGCGCGGGCTCAGCGCTCTCGTGCGAACGACTCGCCATCACCTACTGCAACAGCGACGACCCGAAGGGCGCCGAGCTTGCTGGCAAATACTTCGAAAGGGCGTGTTCGAAGGGCGCCGAGTATTCGTGCTACGCGCTGGGCGATTTGTACGACGAGGGCGAAGGCGTCGGCGCGGACGAATCGCGCGCCATCGAATACTGGGTCGAAGCCTGCCACCGCGGGTGGGGCAAAGGCTGCGCCAAAGCCGGCTATCGGCTGCGACAAGTCGAAAGCCGCCTCCACGACAAGCGCGCACGTTCGGTCCTCGCCATCGGCTGCGAGTACGGAAATACCTGGGCATGCGTCAACTACGCCCACATGAACCGGTCGGGAAGCGGCGGCGAAAAGGATCTTTCCGAGGCGCGCTTTCACTTTCGCAAGGCGTGCCACGAGGACTTCGGGGCCGCGTGCTACTTCTACGCCAAGATGCTCGAGGATGAAGACGAGGCTCCCGACGGCATCGCCGAGCCGGTCGAGGCCGTCAAATACTATGAGATGGGCTGTGAGGGGGGCTACGGCTCTTCCTGCGCCGTGATCGGCGTGTGGTACCGCAGAGGTGAGAACGTCGAGAAGGATTGCCAGAAGGCATTGGAGTTCGCGCGACGCGGTTGCGAGGGCGATAGCGCCTGGGCGTGCAGTCAGCTCGGCACCGCTTTGCTGACCGGGCGCGGGACCGAGCGAGACCCGAAGCGGGCGCGGAAGGTTCTGAAGAAGGCGTGCGAGCTTACCGACTCGAAGGGCTGGGTTTGTGCGAACTACGCGCATGCGCTCCGAGAGGGTATAGGAGGTCCGAAGGACATCGACAAAGCCTACAAGCTCGCCAAGTCCGGATGCGAAGCGGACATCGGGCCGACCTGCGGACAAGCTGCGTTGATGCTCCGGCGGGAGGAGGTGGAGGCGAGCAGTGAGCGGGAGGCCGGGATGATCTTCAGCAAGGTGTGCGAGCTGGGCTCAGCGCGATGGTGTAGGCTAGCTTCACTGAACTTCCGATTCGGGCGCAAGGGGGTCGCCAAAAACCTCGAGCGCGCCGACCGCTTCCTCGACCGCGCGATCGAGATGGAGCGTAAAGCGTGTGTCGAAGGCGACTCCCAGTGGAGCTGTTATATCGCCGCACATATGATCGCCCACTATCGCGGTACCGACACCGATTTTCCGGGGGCGCGCACGTTCCTGAACGAGGCGTGCGACGCGGGTGTCCAAAACGCCTGTGCGGTCATTGCGCGGGAGCGAGTCAGCGGCGAGCTCTTCCCCAGGAATCCTCAAAAGGCCGAAGCCGGCCTCGCCAAAAGCTGCAAGGACAACAAGAACAGCGATTGCCGCCTGCTCGCGCTGTATCACCTTCGCGGCGACGGCGACCCTGCGCCGGCCAAAGCGGCCAAGATCTACGAGAAGGTGTGTCATCCCAAAGAACGGCCCGATGAGTGCATCTGGCTCGGCTCCTTGTATGCTCGGGGGGACGGCGTGAAGCGCAACGCGGGGACGGCGCTGCGGCTCTTGCGGACGTACTGCAAGAAGAATGATGACGACAGTATCTGCTCGAAAGCCCTCGGGAGCATGTTCTACCTGCGCCGCAAGGAGTTGGGTGAGTTCGACGTGTACGAGGACGCCAAACGTCGCTGCGAGAACGAGGAAGAGGCTGGCGTCGCGTGTTTGATGCAGGCCAGAGCGCTGCAGCACGGCTTTGGGGTCGAGCGTGACGTCGAGGCGGCCAAGTTGCTCTACACGAAGGTGTGCACGAGCGGCGACCCGAGAGCCTGCAGCCGATTGGGCGCGCTGGCGAAGAAGGAGCAGTTCGAAGCGGACTCGCCGGACATGGAGGCGAAAGCAGCGTGCGAGAAGGGCGACAAGGTCGGGTGTTTGGCCGCGGCGGTCGCGGTCGAATTCGGCAGCTACGAGCCGGGGCGGTTCGCGAAGGCGGGTGATTTGTATGCCAAGGCATGTGCGTTGCGCGACGCCGATGCGTGTACGCTGTACGCGGCCACCGGGCGTGACTCGTCGGGCCTGTTGACCGGAAAGCGCTACTGGAACGCGTTGGTGAGTTCCTGCGATCTGGGGACCGCGAAGCAATGCAAAGATGCCGGCGAAATCATCGACGCCTACAACTGGAGTCTCGGCATCGAGCAGTACAAGAAGGCGTGCCAGAAAGGGGACGAGGACGCTTGCCGTCATCTCGAGACGAACGGCTACGAGCGCCCTGCGTCCTCGAAGGCGGCTACGAATTGA
- a CDS encoding tetratricopeptide repeat protein: MYLRLFRAALSSITLLICLGALGACGGPTMFTVDDKSSWEELCPRESSNPNGLMVERDCNYRITTLTAEAACSTGDNVGCFLASVLYEDEDSPIRDHERAVEIGEWACEKGDPAACQAFAYVLFQGDIYEKGRAYNLMRQTCLDGMGLSCYSIGEWYADEPETAKEKRLAAGFFKRSCDLGYAPGCREFAEVYDEGFGIARNKKRARQLYTKACEMGERQSCLAVDRDPPHNKEDMWIEELGMTSEDYLAIYETACKKGFKHACTLAGLRIEIGDIRGRYITLNYDRAANFYREGCKRGALPACWGLAILVREGAGTIDANTKEAVRLAKKSCDGGYELGCKQYRDYRYRLWDEPEAAEWAAKCDSGDGEACYLAGRAYNYDVNFTRDGSRALGLLEKGCELDYFPACEVAGKYYAEGWGTRSNAAEAAKYYTKACEGGTGYACYALAMAYANGEGVEENVEFALSNAELACERDEGEACVFAGLRHEAGLGVDRDYEKARSYYDDGCSWRIVGACTRYGILMKDGKGGEENDEYARDLLARSCANDHGLACFELAKMYESGEGDGDLAEGEDPANEASPIEAADHFEMGCLAGHAEACAELARLHEVGKGVKKDAGKAKMLRQKACMEGHEASCPAEDGEESADASR, translated from the coding sequence ATGTATCTTCGACTGTTTAGAGCCGCACTTTCGTCCATCACGCTACTGATCTGTTTAGGCGCGCTCGGCGCGTGCGGCGGGCCGACCATGTTTACCGTCGACGATAAGAGTTCGTGGGAGGAGTTGTGCCCGCGCGAGTCGTCGAACCCCAACGGCTTGATGGTCGAGCGCGATTGCAACTATCGGATTACCACGCTGACCGCCGAGGCGGCGTGCTCGACGGGCGACAACGTCGGCTGCTTCTTGGCGTCGGTGCTCTACGAGGACGAAGACTCGCCGATTCGCGACCACGAACGCGCGGTCGAGATCGGGGAGTGGGCGTGCGAGAAGGGCGACCCGGCGGCGTGTCAGGCCTTCGCCTACGTGCTCTTCCAAGGCGATATCTACGAGAAGGGACGCGCCTACAACTTGATGCGCCAGACCTGCCTCGATGGGATGGGGCTGAGTTGCTACTCCATCGGCGAGTGGTACGCCGACGAGCCCGAGACCGCCAAGGAGAAGCGCTTGGCCGCGGGCTTCTTCAAGCGGAGCTGCGACCTGGGCTACGCGCCAGGATGTCGTGAATTCGCCGAGGTCTACGACGAGGGGTTCGGGATCGCGCGCAACAAAAAGCGCGCCCGCCAGCTCTACACGAAGGCGTGCGAGATGGGCGAGCGACAGTCTTGCCTCGCGGTCGACCGTGACCCGCCGCATAACAAAGAGGATATGTGGATCGAGGAGCTCGGCATGACGAGCGAGGACTACCTGGCGATCTACGAGACCGCCTGCAAGAAGGGCTTCAAGCACGCCTGCACGCTCGCCGGGTTGCGCATCGAGATCGGCGATATTCGCGGCCGGTACATCACCCTCAACTACGACCGCGCCGCCAACTTCTACCGCGAGGGGTGCAAACGCGGCGCGCTGCCCGCTTGCTGGGGCCTCGCAATCCTCGTACGCGAGGGCGCCGGGACCATCGACGCGAACACCAAGGAGGCCGTCCGACTCGCCAAGAAGTCGTGCGACGGCGGCTACGAGTTGGGCTGCAAGCAATACCGCGACTATCGCTACCGCCTGTGGGACGAGCCCGAAGCTGCCGAGTGGGCCGCCAAATGCGACAGCGGCGACGGCGAGGCGTGCTACTTGGCCGGGCGGGCCTACAACTACGACGTCAACTTCACCCGCGACGGATCACGTGCGCTCGGGCTGCTCGAGAAGGGCTGTGAGCTCGACTACTTCCCGGCCTGCGAGGTCGCCGGCAAGTACTACGCCGAAGGGTGGGGCACGCGCTCGAACGCCGCCGAGGCCGCCAAATACTACACGAAGGCCTGCGAGGGCGGTACCGGCTACGCGTGCTATGCGCTGGCGATGGCCTACGCCAACGGTGAAGGCGTCGAAGAGAACGTCGAGTTCGCGTTGTCCAACGCCGAGTTGGCGTGCGAGCGTGACGAGGGCGAGGCGTGCGTGTTCGCCGGCCTGCGCCACGAGGCAGGTCTCGGCGTCGACCGCGACTACGAGAAGGCGCGCAGCTACTACGACGACGGCTGCTCCTGGCGCATCGTCGGTGCCTGCACTCGCTACGGCATTTTGATGAAAGACGGCAAGGGCGGCGAGGAAAACGACGAATACGCTCGCGACCTGCTGGCGCGCTCGTGCGCCAACGACCACGGACTGGCCTGCTTCGAGCTCGCCAAGATGTACGAGAGCGGCGAGGGCGACGGGGATCTGGCCGAAGGCGAGGACCCCGCCAACGAAGCGAGCCCCATCGAGGCCGCCGACCACTTCGAGATGGGCTGCCTCGCCGGCCACGCCGAAGCCTGCGCGGAGCTCGCCCGCCTGCACGAGGTGGGCAAGGGCGTCAAAAAGGACGCCGGCAAGGCGAAGATGCTGCGCCAGAAGGCGTGCATGGAGGGGCACGAAGCGTCGTGTCCTGCCGAGGACGGAGAAGAGTCTGCGGACGCGAGCCGATGA
- a CDS encoding HAD-IG family 5'-nucleotidase, producing MSKTTADTLYNAYDELDCTRGIYCNRTLNLRSIKAIGYDMDYTLVHYNVDQWEARAYSHVKARLKQEGWPVDDLEFNAEQVTRGLVIDKEGGNVVKANRFGYIKQAMHGTKPMEYGKMRDEYTRTLVALSEPRWRFLNTLFSISAATIYCQLVDLLDAGRLPEILSYEALYDRVQKTLDAAHLEGVLKDEIMSDPERYVEPDPELPLALMDQRESGKKLMLITNSEWKYTQFMMTYAIEQYLPDGMSWKDLFDLVIVSARKPDFFEGNNPIFEVVNEEGLLEPCVGPLKQHGIYLGGNASFIEDYLGVSGDQILYVGDHLFADVNVTKSVLRWRTALIVREFERELRAVQQNRDGQIKIAELMDQKKRLEDRYSQLRLERQRNKRGYAQQTDRAPEALKELMVKIRQELVELDNQIKPLAIEDGQDFNEFWGYLMRAGNDKSHFTRQVERYADIYTSRVSNFLRYTPFMYFRAPRGSLPHDHGLQLGGSEGIRTE from the coding sequence ATGAGTAAGACCACCGCAGACACCCTTTACAACGCTTACGACGAACTCGACTGCACCCGGGGCATTTACTGCAACCGAACGCTCAACCTTCGCTCCATCAAGGCCATCGGCTACGACATGGACTACACCCTGGTTCACTACAACGTGGACCAGTGGGAGGCGCGCGCCTACTCGCACGTCAAAGCTCGCCTCAAACAAGAGGGCTGGCCGGTCGATGACCTCGAGTTCAACGCCGAGCAGGTCACCCGTGGCCTAGTCATCGACAAGGAAGGCGGCAACGTCGTCAAGGCCAACCGCTTCGGCTACATCAAGCAGGCGATGCACGGCACGAAGCCGATGGAGTACGGCAAGATGCGCGACGAGTACACGCGCACCCTCGTCGCCTTGAGCGAGCCGCGCTGGCGCTTCTTGAACACCCTCTTCTCGATCTCGGCGGCGACCATCTACTGCCAGCTCGTCGACCTGCTCGACGCCGGCCGCCTCCCCGAAATCTTGAGCTACGAGGCGCTGTACGACCGCGTCCAAAAGACGCTCGACGCCGCCCACCTCGAGGGCGTGCTCAAAGACGAGATCATGAGCGACCCGGAGCGCTACGTCGAGCCGGACCCCGAGCTTCCCCTGGCGCTGATGGACCAGCGCGAGTCGGGCAAAAAGCTCATGCTCATCACCAACTCGGAGTGGAAATACACCCAGTTCATGATGACGTATGCCATCGAGCAATACTTGCCCGACGGGATGAGCTGGAAGGACCTCTTCGACCTGGTCATCGTCTCGGCGCGCAAGCCCGACTTCTTCGAGGGCAACAACCCGATCTTCGAGGTCGTCAACGAGGAGGGACTGCTCGAGCCGTGCGTCGGCCCGCTCAAGCAGCACGGCATCTACCTGGGCGGAAACGCCTCGTTCATCGAGGACTACCTGGGGGTGTCCGGCGACCAGATTCTGTACGTGGGCGACCACCTCTTCGCCGACGTCAACGTCACCAAGAGCGTGCTTCGCTGGCGCACCGCGCTGATCGTGCGCGAGTTCGAGCGCGAGCTGCGCGCCGTCCAACAGAATCGCGACGGCCAGATCAAGATCGCCGAGCTGATGGATCAGAAAAAACGCCTCGAGGACCGCTACTCGCAGCTTCGCCTCGAGCGCCAGCGCAACAAACGCGGTTACGCCCAGCAGACCGACCGCGCCCCCGAGGCGCTCAAAGAGCTGATGGTCAAGATCCGCCAGGAGCTCGTCGAACTCGACAATCAGATCAAGCCGCTGGCCATCGAGGACGGCCAAGACTTCAACGAGTTCTGGGGCTACCTGATGCGCGCGGGCAACGACAAAAGCCACTTCACTCGCCAAGTCGAGCGCTACGCGGACATTTACACCTCACGGGTGTCCAACTTCCTGCGCTACACCCCGTTCATGTACTTCCGCGCCCCCCGCGGCAGCCTGCCTCACGACCACGGCCTGCAACTGGGCGGCTCGGAAGGTATCCGCACCGAATAG
- a CDS encoding SDR family oxidoreductase: MSEFTNKVVWITGGGSGIGRALAHEFARQGAKVAVSGRRVERLEETVRHVENLGGEGLAVQCDVTDEEQVIIAIQKVVDHFGGLDVSIANAGFGVGGKVEDLSADDWRRQFDVNVVGAAITARHSLQHLRKTDGRVVLMGSVAGTVTQPGNGAYSASKYAVRAIGQTLAMELADEKVSCTLVQPGFVSSEIGQVDNEGNFHDEWEDKRPQQLMWSAEKAAKTIVKAIEKRKREFTFTGHGKVAAFFGKHAPGVVHHAITKFGG, encoded by the coding sequence ATGTCTGAATTTACGAACAAAGTCGTCTGGATCACCGGCGGCGGCAGCGGCATCGGCCGCGCGCTGGCGCACGAATTCGCCCGTCAGGGCGCCAAGGTCGCTGTCTCCGGCCGCCGCGTCGAGCGGCTCGAAGAGACCGTGCGCCACGTCGAGAATCTCGGCGGCGAGGGACTCGCGGTGCAGTGTGATGTGACTGACGAGGAGCAGGTAATCATCGCCATCCAGAAGGTCGTCGACCACTTCGGTGGGCTCGATGTGTCCATCGCCAACGCCGGCTTCGGCGTGGGCGGCAAGGTCGAGGACCTGTCGGCAGACGACTGGCGCCGTCAATTCGACGTCAACGTCGTCGGCGCGGCGATCACTGCGCGCCACTCCTTGCAGCATCTGCGCAAGACCGACGGGCGCGTGGTGCTCATGGGGAGCGTCGCCGGCACGGTCACCCAGCCGGGCAACGGCGCCTATTCGGCCTCCAAATACGCCGTGCGCGCCATCGGCCAGACCCTGGCGATGGAGCTCGCCGACGAAAAGGTCAGCTGTACGCTCGTCCAACCGGGCTTCGTCTCCAGCGAAATCGGCCAAGTCGACAACGAGGGTAACTTCCACGACGAGTGGGAAGACAAACGCCCCCAGCAGCTCATGTGGTCGGCCGAAAAAGCCGCCAAGACGATCGTCAAGGCGATCGAGAAGCGCAAACGCGAGTTCACCTTCACCGGCCACGGCAAAGTAGCGGCGTTCTTCGGCAAGCATGCGCCGGGCGTGGTGCATCATGCCATTACTAAGTTTGGCGGTTAG